CCCACGCTCATGGCCGTGGAAACCTACGCCACCGTCCACCAGCTCGTCTCCACGGTAACCGGGAAACTACGGCCCGAGACGAGCCTTATTGATCTCTTGCGGGCGACGTTCCCTGGCGGGTCCATGACCGGGGCGCCAAAGGAGCGGACCTGCGAACTTATCGACGCCCTCGAGGCCGGTCCGCGCGGGATTTACTCCGGTTCAATCGGCTATCTGGGTTTAGACGGCTCCGCCGACCTCAGCGTCGTGATCCGCACCGCCGTCAAGCACGGTTCCACCGTGACCGTCGGCGCCGGCGGGGCGATTGTGTGGGATTCGGATCCGGACGCGGAGTACGCGGAAATGCAGCTGAAAGCCCGGGCGGTGTTGCGGGGGCTCGAATGAACTCTTATCTGTGGAACAGCGAGTGGGTGCCGACAGACGCGCCTGCGGGCACCTTCGACCGCGCGGAATCGTGGCGCCACCTGCACGGGCGAGCCAGCGGGCTGGACGCACACATCCGGCGCTTTGCCGGGGCACCGGTCCCCGTTCCGCCCGGCATGTGGGAGGCTGCCGTGGAGTTGCTCGACCCGGCCCAGGACCTCTTTCCACGCGTCACGGTGTCCGGCAAATTGTTCCGCCTCGACATCCGCCCCGCCCCGCCAGCCCGCGCCACGACCTCACTCACTGTCACCGGCGCCCCTGATCCACGGAGAACTCCCCTGGTCAAGGGCCCCGACCTGGTCCGGCTCGCCGATCACCGCGCCCGCTACCTCGTTTCCGGCACCGATGATGTTGTCCTCGGGCGGTACGCCGAAACGACGACCGGCGCACTTGTGGGTTGGGAAGGTGATGTACTGGTCGTGCCCCAGGCGGAGCACCTGCCGTCTGTTACTCAGGCACAGGTCATGGAGCGGGCACGCCACGTCGGTCTGCGAGTGCGCATTGGAAACCTGGGCCCCACGATGCCCCTGTGGTTTCTGAACTCGGTGCACGGGATCAGTCCCGTTGACTGGGTTGTCACCCAGGAAGCGCGCGTCCGCGTTCCCGCACGCCCGGATTCTCCAAGGTGGGCGGCGTGGTGGTGGGACAGTTTCCAGCGCCCCTGGCTTAAGGGTTGAGGGTGTCCTCGCCGAGCTGGTGAACATGGATCGTGTTCGTCGTCCCCGAAACTCCGGGCGGAGTGCCGGCGACAATGACCATGGTGTCGCCAACGTTGAAGGCGCCGGTATTGAGCAAGTACTCGTCGACAAGCTTCACCATCTCGTCGGTGTTGCTCACCGGCGGGCAGAGGAACGTCTCCGCACCCCACGTCAACGCCAGCTGAGAACGCACTTGCTGGACCGGCGTGAACACGAGTAGCGGATGCTCCGGGTGGAGGCGGGCGACGCGGCGGGCCGTGTCACCCGATGTGGTGAAAGTGACGATCGCACGGGCGTTGAGGCGGGTGGCAATGTCGTGCGCGGAGTACGAGATCACGCCGCGCTTGGTGCGCGGAATGTGGTTCAGCGGCGGAACGTTGCCCATGGTCTCCGCCACGCGGACGATACGTCCCATGGTGCTCACCACGTTATGCGGGTCGACGCCGATAGAGGTCTCACCCGAGAGCATGACGGCGTCCGCGCCGTCGAGCACGGCGTTGGCCACGTCGGAGGCCTCGGCGCGGGTCGGGCGGGAGTTCTCGATCATGGAATCGAGCATCTGGGTGGCCACGATGACCGGCTTAGCGTTCTCGCGCGCGATCTGGATCACACGCTTCTGCACGAGCGGGACCTGCTCGAGCGGAATCTCCACGCCGAGGTCACCGCGGGCGACCATGACGGCGTCGAATGCGAGGATGATCGACTCGAGTGAATCGACCGCCTCCGGCTTCTCCAGCTTAGCGATAACGGGTACGCGGCGGCCCACCTCGTCCATGACCTCGTGCACCAAGTCGACATCCGAGGGTGAGCGCACGAAGGACAGGGCGATGAAGTCGACACCCAAGTTGAGCGCGAAACGCAGATCCTCAATGTCCTTCTCGCTCAGCGCGGGAACGGAGATGTCCATACCCGGCAGAGAGACACCCTTGTTGTTGGACACAGGTCCGCCCTCGGTCACCCGTGCGACAACGTCGTTGCCGTCGACTTCGGTGACAACGAGGGCGACCTTGCCGTCGTCGACGAGCAGGCGGTCGCCCGGCTTCGCGTCCTGGGCCAATTGCTTATAGGTGGTGGAGACTCGGTCATGGGTGCCCTCGACATCATCGACGGTGATGCGGACTTCCTCACCTGTGTCCCACTGGGTTTTGCCCTCAGAGAAGCGGCCGAGGCGAATCTTCGGGCCCTGCAGATCGGCGAGGATGCCGACAGCGTGGCCGGTTTCGTCGGTGGCCTCACGAACCCACCGGTAGTTCTGCTCGTGGTCGGCGTGGTCGCCGTGGGAGAAGTTCAGGCGGGCCACATCCATGCCGTCGCGCACGAGGCCGACAATGGCGTCTTTGCTGGCCACAGCCGGGCCAAGGGTACAAACAATTTTGGTTCTTCTGTCCACTCTATCCACAACGTCCACCAGCTTCGCTTCGCTACGGGGTTTTTCCGGGTTACTTTTCGTGCGGCTCGGAGCCGTCTTGCGCTTCCCTACCGTACCGCTTTGCGGGTGTGTTCGCCGATGAGGAGGACGCGGAGGCTGGGGAGGTGGCTGTGGCGGCCACGTTCCCCTGGCGCACCGCGACGGAACTGCGCCGCGGATCCACCTCGGACGGGTCCTCCTGGCCGCGCGGCAGACGCAGGAAAACGATCAGGGCGACGATGAACAAGATGGCGGAGACCCAGGTGTTCACTCGCAGGCCGAGGATGTGGTTCGCCTCATCGGCGCGCATGAGCTCCACGAAGAATCGGCCAAGAGCGTACCCGGCGAGGTAGAGGGCGAAAACGCGGCCGTGGCCGAGCCGCCAGCGCTTCTCCGCCCACAGGAGGAACACGAACACCACCAGGTTCCACAGCAGTTCGTAGAGGAAGGTCGGGTGCACGCTGGCAACAATTTCCCCGGTGGAACGGCCCGTCAACGGGGCATACCGCCCTGCTGCATCGACCCGGTAATAGATGTCGAGGGCCCACGGAACGTCGGTGGGCCGGCCGTAGAGCTCCTGGTTGAACCAGTTGCCCAGGCGCCCAATCGCCTGGGCAAGGATGATGCCGGGGGCGATGGCGTCAGCAAACGGCGCCAGCGGAACCTTCTTGTAACGGAACAGGGCCCACACCGCGAAAAACCCCAGCGCCACGGCGCCGAGGATGCCGAGGCCGCCGCCGGCAACGTTGAACGCCTGCCAAGGGTCTCGCCCCGGCCCGAAGTATTTGTCGTAATCCGTGATCACATGGTACAACCGGCCGCCGATGATGCCGGCCGGAATGGCGACGATAGCGGCGTCCCACACCACGTCCGGGTCCCCGCCCTTCGCCTTGTAGCGGCGCAGCGTCAGCCACAGAGCAATAATGATGCCTGTGATGATGCAGAGCGAGTAGGCGCGGATCGGGACGGGCCCGATGTGCCACACGCCCTGCGGCGGGGAGGGGATGTTGGCCAGGATCATGGTTTCCACGACCCATAGTGTGCCCGACTACGGGGCAGAACGGGAATTGGAACGCGCTAGCTCCGGGAGGGGCAGGCTGGGTGCTGGCCGGCAGCAGCGAGCCGGCAGGTGGCGGACTCGACGTCCTCGGAACTCATCACAGCCTCCGCGGCGAGGACGGCGTCGGCGCCTGAGGACGCGGCGTCGATAAGATCGCGGGCGGTGCGCACGCCGCCGAGGCTGATTTTGATCACTTCAGACGGCAACCCCGGCGCGATCTCTGCGAATGCGTCGGGGTTGAGCGAGTTGGTGTCGAACGTCCAGGAGTTCACAGCGATGACGGTGGCGCCGGCGCACAGCGCTCGGTCGGCTTCCTCACCGGTGCGTACCTCCGCCATCACCTCCATTCCTAAAGATTCGGCTCGGTCTAACAGGGCTTCCAGCCTGTGCTGATCGAGGATGCCCACCTGCAGCGGGATCATGTCCGCGCCGTAGCAGCGGGCCTCGTGGATCTGGTACGGGTCGACGATGACGTCGCGGCACACCATGGGCAGCTCTACGGCGTCGCGGGCATCGGCCATGTCGTTGAGGGAGCCGTCGAAACGCAGGCGCTCGGTCTGGCACGCGATGAGGTGAGCCCCACCGGCCTCGATGGCGCGGGCGACGTCTTCTATCTGGGTCTCGCTTTGAGCGAAAGGCGCGGTTGGCCCAAAAACGGGCGAGTTACGCTTGATCTCGACAATCACTCCGCAGCCGTGGCGTAGCAGGGCGGCACGGGCGTCGCGCGTCGGAGCCATCGCGCGGGAGCGCGCCTTGATGTCCTGGAAAGAAATGACGGACTCCCGCTTCCCCACGTCGCGAAGCACGGCTGCGACGACGCCGTCAACCACTCGTGCAGTATGCATGGCGCTCTCCCTTCCACCTGTCCCCAAGATTAACCGTGCGCTGCCAGGTTCCGGAAATCGCGCTCCGCTTAGATTCGCGTACCGGCGTTGCCCCCGGCAGGGTTCGAACCATCCGGCGAGGGGTCTGTCGGATCAATGTCCGCGTCGAGCGCGTCCCACAGCACGCGGCCGGAATCGGGATTCTCCTCTAAATCGGTACCGATCTTCTGCTTGCGCACGGCCTCCGTTTCGTACTTGTTCAACTTGGCGGAATCCCTGCCAGGACGCAGAGCCACCGCCGCGCCGCCCGCGATGGCGAGCGCGAAACCGAGCGTGGTCAGCGCCAGGTTTGCGGAATTGAGTTCCACCGACGTCAGCTCCGCCATGCCTGAGACGGACCCCGCACGCGCCTGGACGTCCTCTGCACCTGCGGTGAGGAGGACCCGGACGCGCTCCGGATCGGCGCCGCCGGTAAGCAAAGTCATGGGGGAAACCACCGCGACGGCGGCGGCGAGGGCGCAGATGGCTCCAATGACGCGTCGGGGAAGCCGCCGCAAAGCGAGAACCGCGATTGCGGCGGCGACGAGCAGAAGCGACACGGCCGAGACCTCTGTCGACCACTGTGCACCCGACAGGTCGCGAACCCCTCCCCCGACGCGGTCGTCGAAGTAGCTGACGTGCATCCACGGCGCGCGGGAAAATAATGCGACCGTGACGCCGCCGAGTCCAAGGCCGGCCGCACCCAAGCGCGACAGGCCCTTATCCACGGTTTGCTGTGCCATGCCCCGATCCTAGAGCAGCTGGTCGGCGTCGAAGCACGTGCGGTCCCCGGTGTGGCAGGCGCCGCCGACCTGTTTGACAGTCACCAAAAGGGTGTCCCCGTCGCAGTCCAACCGGACACCGGTGACCTCCTGGATATTTCCTGAGGTCAGGCCCTTGACCCAGTATTCGCCTCGTGAGCGGGAATAGTAAGCGCCCCGGCGCGTGGCCAAGGTGTAGGCGAGAGCGTGATCGTCCATCCACGCCATCATGAGCACTTCACCGGTTCCGTCAGCCTGAACGACCGCCGGGACAAGTCCCGCGTCGTTTCGCTTGAGCCTCGCGGCGATCGCGGGGTCGAGCTGGTAATCCGCCGGGGTGCTCAACGTACGGCCTGACCGGCGCCGCGCAGCGCCTCCTTGACCTCCGCGATGGACACTTCTCCGAAGTGGAATATCGAGGCTGCGAGCACGGCATCTGCTCCCGCCTCCACGGCGGGCGGGAAGTGCGCCGCCTCCCCAGCACCGCCCGAGGCGATGACCGGGATAGAAACTGCCGAACGGACTTTTTCGATGAGCTCGATATCGAAACCGGCCTTGGTGCCGTCGCCATCCATGGAATTGAGCAGGATCTCACCAGCACCCATCCGCTCGCCGGTGCGGGCCCATTCCACAGCGTCGATGCCGGCCGAGCGGGTGCCTCCGTGCGTGGTGACCTCGAAACCGGACGGCTGCGGCACGCCGCCTTCCGGCACCCGGCGCGCGTCGACGGAGAGCACGACGCACTGCGCGCCGAATCGCTGAGAGAGCTCGCGCAGCAAATTGGGATCCGAGATCGCCGAGGTGTTTACGCTGACCTTGTCGGCACCGGCGCGCAGCAGCTCGCGGACATCGTCCACACTGCGCACTCCCCCGCCGACGGTGAGCGGGATGAAGACTTGCTCGGCGGTACGGCGCACCACGTCGAGCATCGTGCCGCGGTCCTGTTTGGAGGCGGTGACATCGAGGAACGTCAGCTCGTCGGCGCCCTCCGCCCCGTAGCGCTTGGCCAGTTCCACGGGGTCGCCCGCGTCGCGCAGGTTCTCGAAATTTACGCCCTTGACTACGCGCCCGTTGTCCACGTCGAGGCACGGAATAACTCTGATCGCGACACCCATGTTGCAGCGCCCTTTCACTTGGAGGAGACGGATCTCATCGTACTGAGGGCGATCTTGTGCGCCCGCCGGGTGCCCGCGATGGCGCCGACGGCATCCATCGTCCACGGCTCTCCGTCCGGCCCCGTGACCACCGCACCGGCGCAGCGCGCGAGCAGTATCCCGGCGGAGTTGTCCCACAGGTGCGGTGAGAAACTCACCGCTGCCTGGTAGATGCCCTGGGCGACGAAGGCGAAGTCGACACCGACGGAACCGGAGATGCGCGGGCGTAAATCCGTGTCGGCCAGAGTGGCGATCATGTTGAGCCGCACGTCCGCCGGGTAGCGTTCGGAATCGGGCGAGCGGACGGAGCCGACACCCACCTGAGAAGCCGCAGTGGTGTCGGAGCCGATCCGCGGCAGGGCTTGGCCGTTGAGGTGGACGGCGGAGCCCTCCACCCCGGTCAGCCGCATATCCATGAGCGGGATGTCGGTGATCGCCACCGCCGGCTGTCCGTCGCGGATCAGCGAGACCAAGATCGAACAGTTCGGATTACCCGATGAGTAGTTCGACGTACCGTCGATAGGGTCGACGATCCAGCAGGCCGAGGAGTTCAGATCGCCGCCCTGCTCCTCGCCGTAGACGGGGATGCCGGTCTCCTGGGACAGGCGGGTGCGCATGAGGGACTCGATCGCGATGTCCGCCTCCGTGGCGAAATCCCCGGATGCTTTGAACAGTGCGGGCGCCGCGCCGAGATGGGAAATGAATAGCTCGCGCGCCGAAGCGACGACAGACTCCGCAATCTCCAGGTACTGCTCGTTGCTATCCATATCGCTACTTTAGCCGTAGTAGAACTCGCGGGTATCAGAACTCGCCGCGCATCGCCGAGTCGGCTGCCGCGTCGACCGCTTGCAAAACCTCGCGCAGAGTGAAGCGGTGCTCGTACAGCGCCTTGCCGATAATGACGGAATCAATGCCTTCGTCCGCGCAGCGCGCAATCTCGAGAACGTCGTCGATCGTGGAGACCCCTCCGCTCGCGGTTACGGAAGCGTCGGTGGCCGCCGAGACGTCCCGGAGCAGCTCGACGTTGGGCCCGGTCAGCGTGCCGTCGCGGCTGACGTCAGTGACCACGAAGCGGGCGCACCCGGCCGCGTCGAAAAACTCGACCACCTCCCACAGGTCGCCGCCGTCGGACGTCCAGCCGTCACCCTTGGTACGCCACTGGCCGTTCTCCTCGCGCACCGCGATGTCGACGGCGATGGCGTCGCCGTAGCGCTTGATCGCGTCCACCGTCCACTCCGGGTTCTTCAGCGCGGCGGTGCCGATGTTCACACGCTTCGCACCGGTTGCCAGCGCCCGCTGCAGCGAGACGTCATCGCGGATTCCGCCGGTCAGTTCTACGTTGATGCCGAGCGCGCGGGTGATTTGCGCCATGAGCTCGTGGTTGGACCCGCGCCCGAAGGCGGCATCCAGGTCCACGAAATGCAGCCACTGTGCGCCCTCGTCGCGCCACCGTTCAGCGGCTTCAAGAGGCGCGCCGTAGCTCTTTTCGGTGCCGGCCTCGCCTTGGTCCAACCGCACCGCCTGACCGTTGACGACATCTACGGCGGGAAGAAGTGTGAAACTCATGCGAACGAGTCTAACGGAGCGTACGGACCCAGTTTCGCAGAAGAGCCAAGCCCGCCTCACCCGACTTCTCCGGGTGGAACTGGGTGGCCCACAGTGGGCCGTTCTCTACCGCCGCCACAAAGCGATCCCCACCGTGCTCGGCCCACGAGACCGCCGGAGGCGCGATGAACTCGTCGGCCTCCATGTCCCACGACCGCACACCGTAGGAGTGCACGAAGTAGAAGCGGGTCTCAGGATCGCACCCGGCAAACAGCTCGGAGCCATCCGCGGCATCCACCGTGTTCCATCCCATGTGGGGCAGCACGGGGGCCTTGAGCTTATCGACGACCCCCGGCCATTCGACGAGCCCCTCCGTGTCCACGCCATGCTCGACCCCGTGCTCGAACAGCACCTGGAAGCCGACGCAGATCCCCAGCACCGGGCGCCCGCCCGCGAGCCGCTGCCCGATGGCGCGCGGGCCGTTCACCGCCCGCAGGCCCTGCATGCAGGCGGCGTACGCGCCGACCCCCGGGACAACGAGCCCGTCGGCCTCGACGGCGAGCTTCGGGTCGTCAGTGACGGTGACGGCA
This window of the Corynebacterium qintianiae genome carries:
- the hisH gene encoding imidazole glycerol phosphate synthase subunit HisH codes for the protein MTATASPTVVLLDYGAGNIRSAQRALEHVGAAVTVTDDPKLAVEADGLVVPGVGAYAACMQGLRAVNGPRAIGQRLAGGRPVLGICVGFQVLFEHGVEHGVDTEGLVEWPGVVDKLKAPVLPHMGWNTVDAADGSELFAGCDPETRFYFVHSYGVRSWDMEADEFIAPPAVSWAEHGGDRFVAAVENGPLWATQFHPEKSGEAGLALLRNWVRTLR
- the lgt gene encoding prolipoprotein diacylglyceryl transferase, whose translation is METMILANIPSPPQGVWHIGPVPIRAYSLCIITGIIIALWLTLRRYKAKGGDPDVVWDAAIVAIPAGIIGGRLYHVITDYDKYFGPGRDPWQAFNVAGGGLGILGAVALGFFAVWALFRYKKVPLAPFADAIAPGIILAQAIGRLGNWFNQELYGRPTDVPWALDIYYRVDAAGRYAPLTGRSTGEIVASVHPTFLYELLWNLVVFVFLLWAEKRWRLGHGRVFALYLAGYALGRFFVELMRADEANHILGLRVNTWVSAILFIVALIVFLRLPRGQEDPSEVDPRRSSVAVRQGNVAATATSPASASSSSANTPAKRYGREAQDGSEPHEK
- a CDS encoding inositol monophosphatase family protein, with the protein product MDSNEQYLEIAESVVASARELFISHLGAAPALFKASGDFATEADIAIESLMRTRLSQETGIPVYGEEQGGDLNSSACWIVDPIDGTSNYSSGNPNCSILVSLIRDGQPAVAITDIPLMDMRLTGVEGSAVHLNGQALPRIGSDTTAASQVGVGSVRSPDSERYPADVRLNMIATLADTDLRPRISGSVGVDFAFVAQGIYQAAVSFSPHLWDNSAGILLARCAGAVVTGPDGEPWTMDAVGAIAGTRRAHKIALSTMRSVSSK
- the hisF gene encoding imidazole glycerol phosphate synthase subunit HisF, encoding MGVAIRVIPCLDVDNGRVVKGVNFENLRDAGDPVELAKRYGAEGADELTFLDVTASKQDRGTMLDVVRRTAEQVFIPLTVGGGVRSVDDVRELLRAGADKVSVNTSAISDPNLLRELSQRFGAQCVVLSVDARRVPEGGVPQPSGFEVTTHGGTRSAGIDAVEWARTGERMGAGEILLNSMDGDGTKAGFDIELIEKVRSAVSIPVIASGGAGEAAHFPPAVEAGADAVLAASIFHFGEVSIAEVKEALRGAGQAVR
- the pyk gene encoding pyruvate kinase, which translates into the protein MDRRTKIVCTLGPAVASKDAIVGLVRDGMDVARLNFSHGDHADHEQNYRWVREATDETGHAVGILADLQGPKIRLGRFSEGKTQWDTGEEVRITVDDVEGTHDRVSTTYKQLAQDAKPGDRLLVDDGKVALVVTEVDGNDVVARVTEGGPVSNNKGVSLPGMDISVPALSEKDIEDLRFALNLGVDFIALSFVRSPSDVDLVHEVMDEVGRRVPVIAKLEKPEAVDSLESIILAFDAVMVARGDLGVEIPLEQVPLVQKRVIQIARENAKPVIVATQMLDSMIENSRPTRAEASDVANAVLDGADAVMLSGETSIGVDPHNVVSTMGRIVRVAETMGNVPPLNHIPRTKRGVISYSAHDIATRLNARAIVTFTTSGDTARRVARLHPEHPLLVFTPVQQVRSQLALTWGAETFLCPPVSNTDEMVKLVDEYLLNTGAFNVGDTMVIVAGTPPGVSGTTNTIHVHQLGEDTLNP
- a CDS encoding indole-3-glycerol phosphate synthase TrpC, with amino-acid sequence MHTARVVDGVVAAVLRDVGKRESVISFQDIKARSRAMAPTRDARAALLRHGCGVIVEIKRNSPVFGPTAPFAQSETQIEDVARAIEAGGAHLIACQTERLRFDGSLNDMADARDAVELPMVCRDVIVDPYQIHEARCYGADMIPLQVGILDQHRLEALLDRAESLGMEVMAEVRTGEEADRALCAGATVIAVNSWTFDTNSLNPDAFAEIAPGLPSEVIKISLGGVRTARDLIDAASSGADAVLAAEAVMSSEDVESATCRLAAAGQHPACPSRS
- a CDS encoding aminotransferase class IV; the encoded protein is MNSYLWNSEWVPTDAPAGTFDRAESWRHLHGRASGLDAHIRRFAGAPVPVPPGMWEAAVELLDPAQDLFPRVTVSGKLFRLDIRPAPPARATTSLTVTGAPDPRRTPLVKGPDLVRLADHRARYLVSGTDDVVLGRYAETTTGALVGWEGDVLVVPQAEHLPSVTQAQVMERARHVGLRVRIGNLGPTMPLWFLNSVHGISPVDWVVTQEARVRVPARPDSPRWAAWWWDSFQRPWLKG
- the priA gene encoding bifunctional 1-(5-phosphoribosyl)-5-((5-phosphoribosylamino)methylideneamino)imidazole-4-carboxamide isomerase/phosphoribosylanthranilate isomerase PriA, producing MSFTLLPAVDVVNGQAVRLDQGEAGTEKSYGAPLEAAERWRDEGAQWLHFVDLDAAFGRGSNHELMAQITRALGINVELTGGIRDDVSLQRALATGAKRVNIGTAALKNPEWTVDAIKRYGDAIAVDIAVREENGQWRTKGDGWTSDGGDLWEVVEFFDAAGCARFVVTDVSRDGTLTGPNVELLRDVSAATDASVTASGGVSTIDDVLEIARCADEGIDSVIIGKALYEHRFTLREVLQAVDAAADSAMRGEF
- the hisI gene encoding phosphoribosyl-AMP cyclohydrolase, whose protein sequence is MSTPADYQLDPAIAARLKRNDAGLVPAVVQADGTGEVLMMAWMDDHALAYTLATRRGAYYSRSRGEYWVKGLTSGNIQEVTGVRLDCDGDTLLVTVKQVGGACHTGDRTCFDADQLL
- a CDS encoding TIGR02234 family membrane protein — protein: MAQQTVDKGLSRLGAAGLGLGGVTVALFSRAPWMHVSYFDDRVGGGVRDLSGAQWSTEVSAVSLLLVAAAIAVLALRRLPRRVIGAICALAAAVAVVSPMTLLTGGADPERVRVLLTAGAEDVQARAGSVSGMAELTSVELNSANLALTTLGFALAIAGGAAVALRPGRDSAKLNKYETEAVRKQKIGTDLEENPDSGRVLWDALDADIDPTDPSPDGSNPAGGNAGTRI